A window from Telopea speciosissima isolate NSW1024214 ecotype Mountain lineage chromosome 8, Tspe_v1, whole genome shotgun sequence encodes these proteins:
- the LOC122672016 gene encoding peroxidase 41-like, producing MVGAAALPLFILLFISLTESKLTTNYYQKTCPQMEQIIEDIVITKQINNPSTAAGTLRLFFHDCMVDGCDASVIITSTPSNKAERDHDLNLSLSGDAFDVIVRAKTALELSCPGIVSCADILALTTRNLVSMVGGPRYEVRLGRKDGFVSLASHADGNLLHSTATVSEQIDLLVSKGFSVQEMVALIGAHTIGFAHCKEFAQRIFNYSKDSQTDPTLNPRFAVGLRNACANYEKNPTMAIFFDIISPGKFDNMYFQNMPRGLTLLQSDNALLLDPRTRPFVLKYASDQVAFFNDFSHAMQKLSILHVKTGHEGEVRRRCDSFNNITS from the coding sequence ATGGTAGGAGCAGCCGCATTGCCCCTATTCATCCTTCTCTTCATCTCATTAACAGAATCAAAGCTCACCACCAACTATTACCAGAAGACTTGCCCTCAAATGGAGCAGATCATTGAAGACATCGTCATCACCAAGCAGATCAACAACCCCTCTACCGCTGCTGGCACCCTCCGCCTCTTCTTTCACGACTGTATGGTCGACGGCTGCGATGCCTCCGTCATCATCACCTCCACCCCCTCCAATAAAGCCGAGCGCGACCACGACCTCAACCTCTCCCTCTCCGGCGACGCTTTCGACGTCATTGTCCGCGCCAAAACCGCCCTCGAACTTTCCTGCCCTGGCATCGTCTCCTGCGCCGACATCCTTGCCCTCACAACCCGCAACCTCGTCAGCATGGTTGGAGGGCCTCGCTACGAAGTCCGCCTCGGCCGTAAAGACGGCTTCGTTTCCCTCGCTTCCCACGCCGACGGTAACCTCTTGCATTCCACCGCCACCGTCTCCGAACAGATCGACCTTCTCGTCTCCAAGGGATTTTCCGTACAGGAAATGGTTGCCCTTATCGGTGCCCACACCATCGGTTTCGCCCACTGCAAGGAGTTTGCACAGCGCATATTCAACTACAGCAAGGACTCCCAGACAGATCCGACCCTGAACCCACGCTTCGCCGTGGGTCTCCGCAACGCCTGCGCCAACTATGAGAAGAATCCCACCATGGCCATCTTCTTCGACATCATCTCCCCCGGTAAGTTCGACAACATGTACTTCCAGAACATGCCGAGGGGGCTGACCCTGCTCCAATCGGACAACGCTTTATTGCTAGACCCTAGAACTAGGCCCTTCGTATTGAAGTATGCCTCCGACCAGGTCGCCTTCTTCAATGATTTCTCCCATGCCATGCAGAAGCTCAGCATCCTTCATGTCAAGACTGGTCATGAGGGAGAGGTCCGTCGCAGATGCGATTCCTTCAACAACATTACGAGTTAG
- the LOC122671374 gene encoding senescence-associated carboxylesterase 101-like gives MSQPNQENAFSCGSELGDVVLGSGLLHCSLPVIQQLNDDSTKIIKTTSSSSLSVAYKICDGYENKYQIIAFGIGVGGEVSSELSPTLEQNPSEFNFLQIKNDPFSINEEALSLFRSLRQDEDLFQLLKNPTKPLIITGHSIGGWIASLFCLWLLDKIKPSNPNFPICITFGSPLLGDDGLCRAIHNLSGWKSRFLHVVSYGDLIPRTFLSSTENIYKPFGTFLICSSSSSACACFNDPVSVVDVLAATSASPQMPNILDYGKLLEDLNDQMIVSKGVSELWGSRGDPLRAGIILQLDAIGVQRNQENMEDTLITDMERWERKNYRGNMQRISEADKKLNDMKINMANLEWYKKISSTDLPMGYYDCYKNKPFPRDIYVVKFKKALRKYWEDVVNEAETKPQKQGVPPLPIRLLYAGTNYRRMVEPLDIAEYYKELKEDKISYRMKGRSKHYELLETWLEENEKAGEHQRRSGKRDIAATLTEDSCFWAEVEEAMIWTKSLKNGEAVGKAEESLIEQLNNFEEYVIGLINNLAVSLEIFLKESTFMQWWKEYEKIPKRNRSSGLANYMENGRYQKYK, from the exons ATGAGTCAACCCAATCAAGAGAATGC GTTTAGCTGTGGATCTGAATTAGGAGATGTGGTGTTGGGTTCTGGTCTGCTCCACTGTTCGTTGCCTGTCATTCAACAACTAAACGATGATTCCACGAAGATCATAAAAACGACCTCTTCATCATCACTATCTGTTGCATACAAAATTTGCGATGGTTATGAAAACAAGTACCAAATTATAGCTTTTGGCATCGGAGTTGGAGGGGAAGTATCATCGGAGCTGTCCCCAACTTTGGAACAAAATCCCTCTGAGTTTAATTTCCTTCAAATTAAAAACGACCCTTTCTCTATCAACGAAGAGGCCCTCTCACTCTTCCGCTCCCTCCGTCAAGATGAAGACCTCTTCCAACTG TTAAAGAACCCAACGAAGCCATTGATTATCACGGGACACTCTATAGGAGGATGGATTGCGTCACTCTTCTGCTTATGGTTGCTTGACAAAATcaaaccatcaaaccctaacttccCCATTTGTATCACATTCGGATCTCCCCTCCTCGGTGACGATGGTCTCTGCAGAGCAATTCACAATCTCTCCGGATGGAAATCTCGGTTCCTGCACGTTGTCTCCTATGGCGACCTCATCCCTCGTACCTTCCTCTCATCCACCGAAAACATTTACAAACCTTTTGGTACTTTCCTCATttgttcatcttcatcatcggCTTGTGCTTGTTTCAACGACCCTGTTTCAGTCGTCGATGTGTTGGCGGCTACTAGTGCGTCGCCTCAGATGCCCAATATCCTGGATTATGGGAAGCTATTGGAAGATCTTAACGATCAGATGATTGTCTCCAAGGGAGTTTCGGAGCTATGGGGGTCAAGAGGCGATCCACTTCGAGCCGGGATAATACTTCAACTGGACGCAATAGGAGTTCAAAGAAACCAG GAGAACATGGAAGACACATTGATTACAGACATGGAGAGAtgggaaagaaaaaattacCGGGGCAATATGCAGCGAATCTCCGAAGCTGACAAGAAACTGAATGATATGAAGATAAACATGGCCAATCTTGAGTGGTACAAGAAGATCTCCTCGACTGATTTGCCCATGGGCTATTATGACTGCTATAAGAACAAGCCGTTCCCAAGGGACATATACGTTGTAAAGTTTAAGAAAGCCCTCAGGAAATACTGGGAAGATGTGGTGAACGAAGCAGAGACGAAGCCCCAGAAGCAAGGGGTTCCTCCCTTGCCCATACGCCTGCTCTACGCAGGAACAAACTACAGGAGAATGGTTGAACCTCTTGATATTGCAGAATATTACAAGGAACTGAAGGAAGATAAGATTAGTTACCGCATGAAAGGAAGGTCTAAGCATTATGAATTGTTGGAGACATGGCTGGAGGAGAATGAGAAAGCTGGAGAGCATCAGAGGAGATCAGGCAAAAGGGACATTGCTGCTACTTTAACAGAAGATTCTTGCTTCTGGGCAGAGGTGGAAGAAGCTATGATTTGGACCAAATCATTGAAGAATGGAGAAGCTGTGGGGAAAGCAGAAGAATCACTTATAGAACAGCTGAATAACTTTGAAGAGTATGTGATAGGCTTGATTAATAACTTGGCGGTGTCCCTCGAGATTTTTTTGAAGGAGAGTACCTTCATGCAATGGTGGAAAGAGTatgaaaaaattccaaaacGTAATCGTAGTTCAGGTCTCGCAAACTACATGGAGAATGGACGTTACCAAAAGTATAAGTGA
- the LOC122672017 gene encoding uncharacterized protein LOC122672017, which produces MAEGTRLRQLDENIKTLQDSYTSHGERLNSLQAAFENQQKTMSEMVSRFTVMDGRIEQILRFSPPEFGSAGESRPSDGLLPIPPAPPFQPISTPPPQIQTRTVKLDFPRFDGNDPLGWIFKAERFFDFHHTAEDHRLLISSFHMDGRALQWFQWMFRSGQFSTWPAFTQALEIRFGPSEFEDHQGALAKLTQTASVSEFQSQFKALANRTTNLPTTFLVSCFISGLRPDIRNEVLAFRPTSLTQAIALARLQETKLSECRRSFQRITPTMGPQRPLALPAPPTASHTSPSTARNSVRLPIRRLTPAEMQSRRERGLCYNCDERFVAGHRCKTRQLFIMDYEDMVINDVAPEPDDPPDSPDPDPTFHSELSYHALAGYSSPTTIRFTGFIAGCPIQVLVDGGSTHNFFQSRVARHLGLAIEASPRVGVLVGNGDRLSSEGEIKQLQVQLLNHTVTIDAYVLPLFGAELVLGVQWLASLGPVIFYYQNLTLEFVSDGMRIILKGETPQSQPPLQYQHLRRIVDTGSYVAMFQLEVQYAAAPSLQCDNPALQQLLESFASVFEIPHGLPPHRVQDHAIPLQPGSLPVNVKPYCYPHFQKTEIERLVGSMLEDGIIRPSNSPFSSPVLLVKKKDGTWRFCVDYRALNSVTIKDRFPLPTVDELLDELHGAKIFSKLDLRSGYHQIRIQPDDIHKTAFRTHDGHFEFLVMPFGLTNAPATFQATMNDIFRPFLRRFVLVFFDDLLVYSTTWPDHLRHLTQVLELLHANSLFAKMSKCSFGQSSIEYLGHIVSDQGVTMDPSKVAAMLDWPVPQTLRALRGFLGLTGYYRRFIRHYAQIAAPLTDLLRSGGFKWNEAAQTAFKALQKAITTAPVLVLPDFTVPFTLETDASGVGVGAVLSQNGHPVAFYSKKLGPKLQLASAYVREMYAITEAVAKWRQYLLGRMFHIRTDQRSLKDLNDQVIQTPEQQRWLSKLLGYVFDISYKPGRDNVVADALSRSPVEFFGFSMPTFDFLSQLKAEVQNHPELVAIYSGLVHDPSLLARFGANCFGYRERPWR; this is translated from the coding sequence ATGGCTGAAGGGACTCGTTTGCGCCAACTCGATGAGAATATCAAGACCCTGCAAGACTCCTACACTTCCCATGGTGAGCGTCTGAACTCGTTGCAGGCTGCCTTCGAGAACCAGCAGAAGACCATGTCTGAGATGGTTTCCCGTTTTACGGTCATGGACGGTCGCATCGAGCAGATTCTTCGGTTTTCACCACCGGAATTTGGCTCCGCCGGTGAGTCGCGGCCTTCCGATGGTCTCCTTCCCATTCCCCCTGCTCCCCCATTTCAGCCCATTTCCACTCCTCCACCCCAGATCCAAACTCGCACAGTCAAACTCGATTTCCCTCGGTTTGATGGCAACGATCCCTTGGGTTGGATATTCAAAGCTGAAAGGTTCTTCGACTTTCATCACACGGCCGAGGATCACCGTCTCCTGATCTCCTCCTTCCATATGGACGGTCGTGCGTTGCAATGGTTTCAGTGGATGTTCCGCAGCGGCCAGTTTTCCACGTGGCCGGCTTTCACCCAAGCTCTGGAGATCCGATTTGGGCCCTCTGAGTTTGAAGATCATCAGGGTGCTCTCGCCAAACTCACCCAAACTGCCTCTGTATCTGAGTTTCAGTCCCAATTCAAAGCACTCGCGAATCGCACCACCAACCTTCCGACCACTTTTCTCGttagttgttttatttctgGACTCCGCCCCGATATCCGAAATGAGGTGTTGGCCTTTCGCCCCACTTCCTTGACTCAGGCCATTGCTCTTGCTCGTCTCCAGGAGACGAAACTCTCTGAGTGTCGCCGTTCCTTCCAGCGTATCACCCCTACCATGGGACCACAACGGCCATTAGCCTTGCCGGCACCCCCCACGGCGTCGCATACCTCACCTTCCACGGCCCGAAATTCTGTTCGTCTACCGATTCGTCGTCTCACCCCCGCCGAGATGCAGAGCCGTCGTGAGAGGGGCCTTTGTTACAATTGCGACGAACGATTTGTTGCTGGCCATCGCTGTAAAACACGTCAACTCTTTATTATGGATTATGAGGATATGGTCATCAATGACGTTGCTCCAGAGCCTGATGACCCCCCCGATTCACCGGATCCGGATCCCACCTTCCATTCTGAGCTCTCTTATCATGCTTTAGCAGGGTATTCTTCTCCCACAACGATCCGCTTCACCGGATTCATTGCTGGTTGCCCCATCCAGGTTCTCGTCGACGGCGGCAGCACTCATAATTTTTTTCAGAGCCGTGTCGCGCGCCATTTGGGCTTAGCAATCGAGGCATCACCCAGGGTTGGCGTTCTTGTGGGCAATGGGGATCGCTTATCCAGCGAAGGTGAGATAAAACAACTACAGGTTCAACTCTTGAACCATACTGTGACCATTGATGCTTATGTCTTACCATTGTTTGGGGCTGAATTGGTCCTTGGTGTTCAGTGGTTGGCCAGTTTGGGCcctgttattttttattatcagAACTTAACTCTTGAATTTGTGTCTGATGGTATGAGGATTATTCTCAAGGGAGAAACCCCCCAGTCTCAACCACCGCTCCAGTATCAACATCTGCGGCGTATTGTTGACACTGGTTCCTATGTGGCGATGTTTCAACTGGAAGTGCAATATGCAGCGGCTCCTTCGCTCCAATGTGACAACCCTGCTCTTCAACAGCTGTTGGAATCTTTTGCCTCTGTGTTTGAGATTCCTCATGGGTTGCCCCCCCACCGAGTCCAGGATCATGCCATTCCGCTGCAACCCGGTTCTCTACCGGTGAATGTAAAGCCGTACTGTTACCCTCACTTTCAAAAAACAGAGATCGAGCGCTTAGTGGGATCAATGTTGGAGGATGGGATCATAAGACCCAGCAATAGCCCATTTTCTTCGCCAGTTCTCctcgttaagaagaaggatggaaccTGGCGCTTCTGTGTAGATTACAGAGCATTAAACTCGGTGACCATTAAAGATCGATTTCCTCTCCCCACGGTGGATGAACTTCTGGACGAACTGCATGGAGCAAAGATTTTTTCCAAATTAGACCTGCGGTCAGGGTATCATCAGATACGCATCCAACCCGATGACATCCACAAGACAGCTTTCCGCACTCACGATGGCCACTTCGAATTTTTGGTCATGCCGTTCGGCCTCACCAACGCTCCAGCAACATTCCAGGCTACCATGAACGATATTTTCAGGCCATTCCTGCGTCGATTTGTGTTGGTTTTTTTCGACGATTTGCTTGTCTACAGCACCACTTGGCCGGATCATCTACGTCATCTTACCCAAGTCTTAGAGCTCCTCCATGCCAACTCCCTGTTTGCCAAGATGTCGAAATGTTCATTTGGCCAATCCTCCATTGAGTATTTGGGTCATATTGTCTCCGATCAGGGGGTCACTATGGATCCCTCCAAGGTTGCAGCGATGTTAGACTGGCCAGTACCACAAACTCTCCGAGCACTTCGTGGCTTCTTGGGGCTTACAGGGTACTACCGGCGTTTTATTCGCCACTACGCTCAAATTGCAGCGCCGCTGACCGACTTACTTCGCAGTGGGGGATTCAAATGGAACGAAGCTGCCCAAACTGCCTTTAAAGCATTGCAGAAGGCAATTACCACAGCTCCTGTCCTCGTGCTCCCTGATTTCACAGTCCCCTTTACCCTCGAAACCGATGCGTCTGGAGTCGGAGTGGGGGCGGTTCTCTCCCAAAATGGCCACCCAGTGGCTTTCTACAGTAAGAAATTGGGCCCTAAGTTGCAGTTGGCTTCAGCCTATGTTCGAGAGATGTATGCAATCACTGAGGCAGTAGCTAAATGGCGCCAGTACCTTCTTGGGCGCATGTTCCACATACGCACGGATCAGCGCAGCCTCAAGGACCTTAATGATCAGGTCATCCAGACCCCAGAACAACAG